The window GGCGATGCCGGAGTGCGAATCGACCGGCGCTTCGACCCAGACAGTGATCCCCCAATTGTGGCCGTGCAGGTTTTCGCAGCCTCCGACATGATTCAGCAGGCGATGCGCCGCGGCCAATTCTCCCAGTTCACGAACGATCTTCACAGGTTCTCTCCTCAGCGCATCTTCATCATGCGTTCGAGCGCAACAAGCGCCCATTTCCGCGTTTCGTCGTCGACGCGAATAACGTTCTTAGGTTTCGACTCGGCGATCGAATCGAGCGATTCCGCCAGTGCTTCGGGGCTGATCCGGAACATGGTCGAGCACTGGCAGGCAAACGGCGCCAGCGACGCGATGAACTTATCCGGGTGCTCGTTTTTCAGGCGATTGACGAGATGATGCTCGGTGCCGATGGCCCACTTGCTGCTGGCCGGCGAGGCTTCCACGGCTTGAATGATGTGCTTGGTCGAGCCGGCCTGGTCGGCCTTCTGAACGACCTCGAACATGCATTCCGGGTGCACGATGACCTGGATGCCGGGCACGCGCTGGCGCCAGATGTCCGGGTGCGAGGGTTGGAAATTCTGGTGTACGGAGCAATGGCCCTTCCAGAGGACGACCTTTGCCTTTGCGTAGGCCTCCGGATCGTTGCCGCCGTCGGGCTGCGCGGGATCGTAGACGATCATGTCCTCGAGCCCGATCCCGAGGTCGTAGCAGGTGTTCCGGCCGAGGTGCTGGTCGGGAAAGAAGAGAAGCTTCTCGCCCTGCGCGAACGCCCACTCCACGATCATGCGCGCGTTCGAACTGGTGCACACGCCGCCGCCGTGGCGCCCGCAGAATCCCTTCAACGCCGCCGTCGAATTAATGTAAGTGATCGGGATGAACGTCGCATCGGTCGCGTCGGTCAGCACGTCCCACGCTTCTTCGACCTGGTCGATGTCCGCCATGTCGGCCATGCTGCATCCGGCCCGCATGTCCGGCAGAAGCACCTGAACGCTGTCCGGCGTCAGGATGTCGGCCGTTTCCGCCATGAAATGCACGCCACAGAAAATGACGTATTCGATGCCCTTCAACTCGGCGGCGAACAGGGACAGATCGAGGCTGTCGCCGCGGCGATCGGAGAAGTCGATCACGTCGTCGCGCTGGTAGTGGTGACCGAGGATCACAACGCGGTCGCCTAGCTCTTCCTTGCGACGAGCGATGCGCGCCTGCAACTCGGGGTCGATCGGTTCATTCCCCAGCAGCGGGGCTGTTGCGATCGGGACATCTGCCATGATGGGGCCTTTCCTTCCGACGGCGCCGCACGGGCGCCTGCGATTGCGAGGATGCTAGGCAGCCCGGCACGGGCCGGGCAATGCGTTTCCTCGCGGTGCCGGGTGCAAAGGGAATGCCCAATTGGAAGTCAGGCCAGATAACCTCTTATGCTCGCTTGATTTTCTGATTGCGCCAGCCGGGCGAAAATGATTGCGTTTTGCAACATCGCAAATCAATGTCTGGGGTGTCCAGGCAATGAACGCAGGCGTGCTCTTCCGCTGGGATGCGGGGTGTGATTGTGCGTATATTTGCCGTGCTCGTCTTTCTTTGTGCGTCGTCGTTCTCGACCGGATGCGTCTTCGTGGCCGGCGATTCGAATCCGTTTGTCATGGGGATTGGAAGTCTGCGTGTCACTTCGGCGGGCTGGCCGGATGATGAAGGAGCGCTCGCTGAGGCGACTGAGAATCGAGCCGTCGCAGTCGACACACAGATCGCAACGCCGCTTCTCTACCTGGGGTACTCGAACTCTCTCTCCGGAATCGTGGTCGGGCCTTCCAAACTGAGGACCACCTCCATTTACGTCCTTCGCGAACCAATCGAAGGAGAGAGAATCTCCAACACATCTCTGAAAAGAGGGCCATTCCTCTTTCACTTGGGCCAACGAAAGCCCCCAGGGGCAGAGCGGGTGGCAACGCGGGACTGGCTGGGCTCGGTCGGAGCAAAGATCGTCCGACAACGCGACACGCTCTCCCTCGGCGTCGGCTACCAGTGCCGGATGGTCGGTTCAGGCATCGCGGAGGACAGATCGTGGGGGTACGCGCTTTACGACGAAGAACCATGGATCCAAATCATAACGACCAGGACGTCGGTCGAAACTCTGAAAGGGGTAACGCTCAATGAACGCAAGGATTAGACTGACCTCGTATGTGCTGTTCTTGTTGGCGCTGGCGGTGGGGACGGGTTGTGGAATTGGCCAATCTCGTATGGCCTTTGTGACCAATACATCTCACGGAATCGATCTGGACACGATTCCTCCGCGAACTTCCATCGCGTTCTCCCGCCAGGTAGGCGTCATCGCCCCGCAATATCCAGGCGGGGAGGTTCCCCCCGCACTGGCGACTCTGAAGCGGGCGGATACAACGAATATGACCTGGATACAGAAGTCCGTAGCGACCGTTGGCAAGATCTTCGGCTTCGGAGTCAGCCAGAATTTCGCAACAGGGAAGGCCGCTTACAATCTTGCAGCCAGCACGGGGAAAATAGGAGATCAACCTCCAATGGGCTTTCGAGAGGCCGAGGCAGTCCGGATCAAAGCGACTAATGATGAACTACGATATGATCGAAACCACGGCCTACTGGAACTCGTAGTTGTCGATGGCCTTATCAAGGGACTAATTACAGGGTCGAAACTCGATCACAAGGCCAAGAACCCCTTCTTCTTCGGGACTAACACGAATTTCGGCCTGGATATTTCATACACACCGCAGGGCGCCCCCAAGTCTGTCGCGCTAGGTCTGAAGCGGCAGGAAGTCGCTGTCGTTGTTGTCTCACCGGTCCAAACAACCGACGTAGATGTCAAAGGGACGGCATATGTCGTTCCACACGTGCCATCCCTATTCGCCGGATTCTCGCTGGATGCGGGCGCGAATGGCACTGCGACCTCGATGGACGTGCAGGAAATCTTCGCAACGGGCACCGTGGCTGAGGCCATGGCAATGAACGGCAAGACGCGAGAGGAGATCATGAAGCCCGCCTTGTTGATCCCTAACGATGTCGCGAATAATCTCCCGGCACTCAATCGAGATCAGATAGACTTCAAACTCTGGCTGAGTGATCTTTACTGGAAATCTGACAAGAAGCGTCAGGAAGATATAGAGAAAATCGCCACTGACGAGTTCAACAAGAAGGGGGAAGTCAGTTCCATCCAGGAGGTCTTCGATGCGGAGCCCAATGAACTGACAGAGGAGCTAATGAAAGCCATCAGATCAAAGATTGGAAAACTGCCCCCAGCACCACCCGAAACACAGGCTGAAGAGGAATAGAGACATGGCAAAATATGATGCATCCACCCACGTGGAACCATTACACTTCACGGCCGACGATGGTGCACAGATGAAGACAAAAATCGAAGCCAT of the bacterium genome contains:
- the nadA gene encoding quinolinate synthase NadA — translated: MADVPIATAPLLGNEPIDPELQARIARRKEELGDRVVILGHHYQRDDVIDFSDRRGDSLDLSLFAAELKGIEYVIFCGVHFMAETADILTPDSVQVLLPDMRAGCSMADMADIDQVEEAWDVLTDATDATFIPITYINSTAALKGFCGRHGGGVCTSSNARMIVEWAFAQGEKLLFFPDQHLGRNTCYDLGIGLEDMIVYDPAQPDGGNDPEAYAKAKVVLWKGHCSVHQNFQPSHPDIWRQRVPGIQVIVHPECMFEVVQKADQAGSTKHIIQAVEASPASSKWAIGTEHHLVNRLKNEHPDKFIASLAPFACQCSTMFRISPEALAESLDSIAESKPKNVIRVDDETRKWALVALERMMKMR